Proteins encoded in a region of the Physeter macrocephalus isolate SW-GA unplaced genomic scaffold, ASM283717v5 random_194, whole genome shotgun sequence genome:
- the DYRK1B gene encoding dual specificity tyrosine-phosphorylation-regulated kinase 1B isoform X4, with protein MLAARPPHWGPHRAPAPRGRASPDPGLSGGGSRGAGCEKAPPGRAPAPGLTPLRPSEPTMAVPPGHGPFSGFPGPQEHTQVLPDGRLLPRRLPLAFRDATSAPLRKLSVDLIKTYKHINEVYYAKKKRRAQQVPPQDSSTKKEKKVLNHGYDDDNHDYIVRSGERWLERYEIDSLIGKGSFGQVVKAYDHQTQELVAIKIIKNKKAFLNQAQIELRLLELMNQHDTEMKYYIVHLKRHFMFRNHLCLVFELLSYNLYDLLRNTHFRGVSLNLTRKLAQQLCTALLFLATPELSIIHCDLKPENILLCNPKRSAIKIVDFGSSCQLGQRIYQYIQSRFYRSPEVLLGTPYDLAIDMWSLGCILVEMHTGEPLFSGSNEVDQMNRIVEVLGIPPAPMLDQAPKARKYFERLPGGGWTLRRTKELRKDLVLRMLEYEPAARISPLGALQHGFFRRTADEATNTGPAGSSASTSPAPLDTCPSSSTASSISSSGGSSGSSSDNRTYRYSNRYCGGPGPPITDCEMNSPQVPPSQPLRPWAGGDVPHKTHQAPASASSLPGAGAQLPPQPRCLGRPPSPTSPPPLELMDVSLVGGPPDCSQPHPAPAPQHPAASALRTRMTGGRPPLPPPDDPATLGPHLGLCGIPQSTAASS; from the exons ATGCTGGCCGCTCGCCCACCCCACTGGGGGCCCCACCGCGCCCCAGCCCCCCGTGGGCGCGCCAGCCCCGACCCGG GTCTCAGCGGCGGTGGCAGCCGAGGTGCAGGATGCGAGAAGGCGCCCCCCGGCCGGGCTCCCGCTCCAGGCCTCACTCCCCTGCGGCCCTCTGAGCCCACCATGGCCGTCCCACCGGGCCATGGTCCCTTCTCTGGCTTCCCGGGGCCCCAGGAGCACACGCAG GTATTGCCTGATGGGCGGCTACTGCCGCGGAGGCTGCCCCTGGCCTTCCGAGACGCGACCTCAGCCCCGCTGCGCAAGCTCTCCGTGGACCTCATCAAGACCTACAAGCACATCAAtgag GTATACTATGCGAAGAAGAAGCGGCGGGCCCAGCAGGTGCCACCTCAGGACTCGAGCaccaagaaggagaaaaaggtcCTGAACCACGGTTATGACGATGACAACCATGACTACATCGTGCGCAGTGGCGAGCGCTGGCTGGAGCGCTATGAGATTGACTCACTCATTGGCAAAGGCTCCTTTGGCCAG GTGGTGAAAGCCTATGATCATCAGACCCAGGAGCTGGTGGCCATCAAGATCATCAAGAACAAAAAGGCCTTCCTGAACCAGGCCCAGATTGAGCTGCGGCTGCTGGAGCTGATGAACCAGCATGACACAGAGATGAAGTACTATATAG TGCACCTGAAGCGGCACTTCATGTTCCGGAATCACCTGTGCCTGGTGTTCGAGCTGCTTTCCTACAACCTATACGACCTCCTGCGCAACACGCACTTCCGTGGCGTCTCGCTGAACCTGACGCGGAAGCTAGCGCAGCAGCTCTGCACGGCGCTGCTCTTCCTGGCCACGCCCGAGCTCAGCATCATTCACTGCGACCTCAAGCCCGAGAACATCCTGCTCTGCAACCCCAAGCGCAGCGCCATCAAAATCGTGGACTTCGGCAGCTCCTGCCAGCTTGGCCAGCGG atcTACCAGTACATCCAGAGCCGTTTCTACCGTTCGCCCGAGGTGCTCCTGGGCACACCCTACGACTTGGCCATTGACATGTGGTCCCTGGGCTGCATCCTGGTGGAGATGCACACTGGAGAGCCCCTCTTCAGTGGCTCCAACGAG GTGGACCAGATGAACCGGATTGTGGAGGTGCTGGGCATCCCACCAGCCCCCATGCTGGACCAGGCACCCAAGGCTCGAAAGTACTTTGAGCGGCTGCCTGGGGGTGGCTGGACCCTGCGAAGGACAAAGGAACTCAGGAAG GACCTGGTGCTGCGCATGCTGGAGTATGAGCCCGCCGCCCGCATCAGCCCACTGGGGGCTCTGCAGCATGGCTTCTTCCGCCGCACGGCTGATGAGGCCACCAACACGGGCCCGGCAGGCAGCAGTGCCTCCACCTCGCCCGCGCCCCTCGATACCTGCCCCTCTTCCAGCACCGCCAGCTCCATCTCCAGCTCTG GAGGCTCCAGTGGCTCCTCCAGTGACAACCGGACCTACCGCTATAGCAACCGATATTGTGGGGGCCCTGGGCCCCCCATCACTGACTGTGAGATGAACAGCCCCCAG GTCCCGccctctcagccactgcgccccTGGGCAGGGGGTGATGTGCCGCACAAGACACATCaggcccctgcctctgcctcatCACTGCCAGGGGCCGGGGCCCAGTTACCCCCTCAACCCCGATGCCTTGGCCGTCCCCCGTCACCAACCTCGCCACCACCCCTGGAGCTGATGGACGTGAGCCTGGTGGGCGGCCCTCCGGACTGCTCCCAGCCTCACCCAGCGCCTGCCCCCCAGCACCCGGCTGCCTCAGCCCTCCGGACTCGGATGACAGGAGGTcgtccacccctcccaccccctgatGACCCTGCCACTCTGGGGCCGCACTTGGGCCTCTGTGGTATACCCCAGAGCACGGCAGCCAGCTCAtga
- the DYRK1B gene encoding dual specificity tyrosine-phosphorylation-regulated kinase 1B isoform X5, which translates to MAVPPGHGPFSGFPGPQEHTQVLPDGRLLPRRLPLAFRDATSAPLRKLSVDLIKTYKHINEVYYAKKKRRAQQVPPQDSSTKKEKKVLNHGYDDDNHDYIVRSGERWLERYEIDSLIGKGSFGQVVKAYDHQTQELVAIKIIKNKKAFLNQAQIELRLLELMNQHDTEMKYYIVHLKRHFMFRNHLCLVFELLSYNLYDLLRNTHFRGVSLNLTRKLAQQLCTALLFLATPELSIIHCDLKPENILLCNPKRSAIKIVDFGSSCQLGQRIYQYIQSRFYRSPEVLLGTPYDLAIDMWSLGCILVEMHTGEPLFSGSNEVDQMNRIVEVLGIPPAPMLDQAPKARKYFERLPGGGWTLRRTKELRKDYQGPGTRRLQEVLGVQTGGPGGRRAGEPGHSPADYLRFQDLVLRMLEYEPAARISPLGALQHGFFRRTADEATNTGPAGSSASTSPAPLDTCPSSSTASSISSSGGSSGSSSDNRTYRYSNRYCGGPGPPITDCEMNSPQVPPSQPLRPWAGGDVPHKTHQAPASASSLPGAGAQLPPQPRCLGRPPSPTSPPPLELMDVSLVGGPPDCSQPHPAPAPQHPAASALRTRMTGGRPPLPPPDDPATLGPHLGLCGIPQSTAASS; encoded by the exons ATGGCCGTCCCACCGGGCCATGGTCCCTTCTCTGGCTTCCCGGGGCCCCAGGAGCACACGCAG GTATTGCCTGATGGGCGGCTACTGCCGCGGAGGCTGCCCCTGGCCTTCCGAGACGCGACCTCAGCCCCGCTGCGCAAGCTCTCCGTGGACCTCATCAAGACCTACAAGCACATCAAtgag GTATACTATGCGAAGAAGAAGCGGCGGGCCCAGCAGGTGCCACCTCAGGACTCGAGCaccaagaaggagaaaaaggtcCTGAACCACGGTTATGACGATGACAACCATGACTACATCGTGCGCAGTGGCGAGCGCTGGCTGGAGCGCTATGAGATTGACTCACTCATTGGCAAAGGCTCCTTTGGCCAG GTGGTGAAAGCCTATGATCATCAGACCCAGGAGCTGGTGGCCATCAAGATCATCAAGAACAAAAAGGCCTTCCTGAACCAGGCCCAGATTGAGCTGCGGCTGCTGGAGCTGATGAACCAGCATGACACAGAGATGAAGTACTATATAG TGCACCTGAAGCGGCACTTCATGTTCCGGAATCACCTGTGCCTGGTGTTCGAGCTGCTTTCCTACAACCTATACGACCTCCTGCGCAACACGCACTTCCGTGGCGTCTCGCTGAACCTGACGCGGAAGCTAGCGCAGCAGCTCTGCACGGCGCTGCTCTTCCTGGCCACGCCCGAGCTCAGCATCATTCACTGCGACCTCAAGCCCGAGAACATCCTGCTCTGCAACCCCAAGCGCAGCGCCATCAAAATCGTGGACTTCGGCAGCTCCTGCCAGCTTGGCCAGCGG atcTACCAGTACATCCAGAGCCGTTTCTACCGTTCGCCCGAGGTGCTCCTGGGCACACCCTACGACTTGGCCATTGACATGTGGTCCCTGGGCTGCATCCTGGTGGAGATGCACACTGGAGAGCCCCTCTTCAGTGGCTCCAACGAG GTGGACCAGATGAACCGGATTGTGGAGGTGCTGGGCATCCCACCAGCCCCCATGCTGGACCAGGCACCCAAGGCTCGAAAGTACTTTGAGCGGCTGCCTGGGGGTGGCTGGACCCTGCGAAGGACAAAGGAACTCAGGAAG GATTACCAGGGCCCCGGGACACGGCGGCTGCAGGAGGTGCTGGGCGTGCAGACGGGCGGGCCCGGGGGCCGGCGGGCGGGGGAGCCGGGCCACAGCCCCGCCGACTACCTCCGCTTCCAGGACCTGGTGCTGCGCATGCTGGAGTATGAGCCCGCCGCCCGCATCAGCCCACTGGGGGCTCTGCAGCATGGCTTCTTCCGCCGCACGGCTGATGAGGCCACCAACACGGGCCCGGCAGGCAGCAGTGCCTCCACCTCGCCCGCGCCCCTCGATACCTGCCCCTCTTCCAGCACCGCCAGCTCCATCTCCAGCTCTG GAGGCTCCAGTGGCTCCTCCAGTGACAACCGGACCTACCGCTATAGCAACCGATATTGTGGGGGCCCTGGGCCCCCCATCACTGACTGTGAGATGAACAGCCCCCAG GTCCCGccctctcagccactgcgccccTGGGCAGGGGGTGATGTGCCGCACAAGACACATCaggcccctgcctctgcctcatCACTGCCAGGGGCCGGGGCCCAGTTACCCCCTCAACCCCGATGCCTTGGCCGTCCCCCGTCACCAACCTCGCCACCACCCCTGGAGCTGATGGACGTGAGCCTGGTGGGCGGCCCTCCGGACTGCTCCCAGCCTCACCCAGCGCCTGCCCCCCAGCACCCGGCTGCCTCAGCCCTCCGGACTCGGATGACAGGAGGTcgtccacccctcccaccccctgatGACCCTGCCACTCTGGGGCCGCACTTGGGCCTCTGTGGTATACCCCAGAGCACGGCAGCCAGCTCAtga
- the DYRK1B gene encoding dual specificity tyrosine-phosphorylation-regulated kinase 1B isoform X1, with product MAHTPAWLPIIPFSMFLSLCCLLHLFGNHLLGTPLCPPITTSPCHLSSLPPAAVLYPFLPHSVPCLLCVVHLFPAWYCPTHPLVPRCSPASRPLSGLSGGGSRGAGCEKAPPGRAPAPGLTPLRPSEPTMAVPPGHGPFSGFPGPQEHTQVLPDGRLLPRRLPLAFRDATSAPLRKLSVDLIKTYKHINEVYYAKKKRRAQQVPPQDSSTKKEKKVLNHGYDDDNHDYIVRSGERWLERYEIDSLIGKGSFGQVVKAYDHQTQELVAIKIIKNKKAFLNQAQIELRLLELMNQHDTEMKYYIVHLKRHFMFRNHLCLVFELLSYNLYDLLRNTHFRGVSLNLTRKLAQQLCTALLFLATPELSIIHCDLKPENILLCNPKRSAIKIVDFGSSCQLGQRIYQYIQSRFYRSPEVLLGTPYDLAIDMWSLGCILVEMHTGEPLFSGSNEVDQMNRIVEVLGIPPAPMLDQAPKARKYFERLPGGGWTLRRTKELRKDYQGPGTRRLQEVLGVQTGGPGGRRAGEPGHSPADYLRFQDLVLRMLEYEPAARISPLGALQHGFFRRTADEATNTGPAGSSASTSPAPLDTCPSSSTASSISSSGGSSGSSSDNRTYRYSNRYCGGPGPPITDCEMNSPQVPPSQPLRPWAGGDVPHKTHQAPASASSLPGAGAQLPPQPRCLGRPPSPTSPPPLELMDVSLVGGPPDCSQPHPAPAPQHPAASALRTRMTGGRPPLPPPDDPATLGPHLGLCGIPQSTAASS from the exons ATGGCCCACACCCCTGCCTGGCTCCCAATCATTCCCTTTTCCATGTTCCTCTCTTTGTGCTGcctccttcatttatttggtaATCATTTGTTGGGGACGCCGCTCTGCCCCCCCATCACCACTTCTCCCTGTCACCTCTCTTCATTGCCACCTGCTGCTGTGTTGTACCCTTTTCTTCCTCACTCTGTGCCCTGCCTTCTCTGTGTTGTCCACCTCTTTCCCGCTTGGTACTGCCCAACACATCCCCTTGTTCCACGTTGTTCCCCCGCCTCCCGCCCGCTCTCAGGTCTCAGCGGCGGTGGCAGCCGAGGTGCAGGATGCGAGAAGGCGCCCCCCGGCCGGGCTCCCGCTCCAGGCCTCACTCCCCTGCGGCCCTCTGAGCCCACCATGGCCGTCCCACCGGGCCATGGTCCCTTCTCTGGCTTCCCGGGGCCCCAGGAGCACACGCAG GTATTGCCTGATGGGCGGCTACTGCCGCGGAGGCTGCCCCTGGCCTTCCGAGACGCGACCTCAGCCCCGCTGCGCAAGCTCTCCGTGGACCTCATCAAGACCTACAAGCACATCAAtgag GTATACTATGCGAAGAAGAAGCGGCGGGCCCAGCAGGTGCCACCTCAGGACTCGAGCaccaagaaggagaaaaaggtcCTGAACCACGGTTATGACGATGACAACCATGACTACATCGTGCGCAGTGGCGAGCGCTGGCTGGAGCGCTATGAGATTGACTCACTCATTGGCAAAGGCTCCTTTGGCCAG GTGGTGAAAGCCTATGATCATCAGACCCAGGAGCTGGTGGCCATCAAGATCATCAAGAACAAAAAGGCCTTCCTGAACCAGGCCCAGATTGAGCTGCGGCTGCTGGAGCTGATGAACCAGCATGACACAGAGATGAAGTACTATATAG TGCACCTGAAGCGGCACTTCATGTTCCGGAATCACCTGTGCCTGGTGTTCGAGCTGCTTTCCTACAACCTATACGACCTCCTGCGCAACACGCACTTCCGTGGCGTCTCGCTGAACCTGACGCGGAAGCTAGCGCAGCAGCTCTGCACGGCGCTGCTCTTCCTGGCCACGCCCGAGCTCAGCATCATTCACTGCGACCTCAAGCCCGAGAACATCCTGCTCTGCAACCCCAAGCGCAGCGCCATCAAAATCGTGGACTTCGGCAGCTCCTGCCAGCTTGGCCAGCGG atcTACCAGTACATCCAGAGCCGTTTCTACCGTTCGCCCGAGGTGCTCCTGGGCACACCCTACGACTTGGCCATTGACATGTGGTCCCTGGGCTGCATCCTGGTGGAGATGCACACTGGAGAGCCCCTCTTCAGTGGCTCCAACGAG GTGGACCAGATGAACCGGATTGTGGAGGTGCTGGGCATCCCACCAGCCCCCATGCTGGACCAGGCACCCAAGGCTCGAAAGTACTTTGAGCGGCTGCCTGGGGGTGGCTGGACCCTGCGAAGGACAAAGGAACTCAGGAAG GATTACCAGGGCCCCGGGACACGGCGGCTGCAGGAGGTGCTGGGCGTGCAGACGGGCGGGCCCGGGGGCCGGCGGGCGGGGGAGCCGGGCCACAGCCCCGCCGACTACCTCCGCTTCCAGGACCTGGTGCTGCGCATGCTGGAGTATGAGCCCGCCGCCCGCATCAGCCCACTGGGGGCTCTGCAGCATGGCTTCTTCCGCCGCACGGCTGATGAGGCCACCAACACGGGCCCGGCAGGCAGCAGTGCCTCCACCTCGCCCGCGCCCCTCGATACCTGCCCCTCTTCCAGCACCGCCAGCTCCATCTCCAGCTCTG GAGGCTCCAGTGGCTCCTCCAGTGACAACCGGACCTACCGCTATAGCAACCGATATTGTGGGGGCCCTGGGCCCCCCATCACTGACTGTGAGATGAACAGCCCCCAG GTCCCGccctctcagccactgcgccccTGGGCAGGGGGTGATGTGCCGCACAAGACACATCaggcccctgcctctgcctcatCACTGCCAGGGGCCGGGGCCCAGTTACCCCCTCAACCCCGATGCCTTGGCCGTCCCCCGTCACCAACCTCGCCACCACCCCTGGAGCTGATGGACGTGAGCCTGGTGGGCGGCCCTCCGGACTGCTCCCAGCCTCACCCAGCGCCTGCCCCCCAGCACCCGGCTGCCTCAGCCCTCCGGACTCGGATGACAGGAGGTcgtccacccctcccaccccctgatGACCCTGCCACTCTGGGGCCGCACTTGGGCCTCTGTGGTATACCCCAGAGCACGGCAGCCAGCTCAtga
- the DYRK1B gene encoding dual specificity tyrosine-phosphorylation-regulated kinase 1B isoform X2, with translation MAHTPAWLPIIPFSMFLSLCCLLHLFGNHLLGTPLCPPITTSPCHLSSLPPAAVLYPFLPHSVPCLLCVVHLFPAWYCPTHPLVPRCSPASRPLSGLSGGGSRGAGCEKAPPGRAPAPGLTPLRPSEPTMAVPPGHGPFSGFPGPQEHTQVLPDGRLLPRRLPLAFRDATSAPLRKLSVDLIKTYKHINEVYYAKKKRRAQQVPPQDSSTKKEKKVLNHGYDDDNHDYIVRSGERWLERYEIDSLIGKGSFGQVVKAYDHQTQELVAIKIIKNKKAFLNQAQIELRLLELMNQHDTEMKYYIVHLKRHFMFRNHLCLVFELLSYNLYDLLRNTHFRGVSLNLTRKLAQQLCTALLFLATPELSIIHCDLKPENILLCNPKRSAIKIVDFGSSCQLGQRIYQYIQSRFYRSPEVLLGTPYDLAIDMWSLGCILVEMHTGEPLFSGSNEVDQMNRIVEVLGIPPAPMLDQAPKARKYFERLPGGGWTLRRTKELRKDYQGPGTRRLQEDLVLRMLEYEPAARISPLGALQHGFFRRTADEATNTGPAGSSASTSPAPLDTCPSSSTASSISSSGGSSGSSSDNRTYRYSNRYCGGPGPPITDCEMNSPQVPPSQPLRPWAGGDVPHKTHQAPASASSLPGAGAQLPPQPRCLGRPPSPTSPPPLELMDVSLVGGPPDCSQPHPAPAPQHPAASALRTRMTGGRPPLPPPDDPATLGPHLGLCGIPQSTAASS, from the exons ATGGCCCACACCCCTGCCTGGCTCCCAATCATTCCCTTTTCCATGTTCCTCTCTTTGTGCTGcctccttcatttatttggtaATCATTTGTTGGGGACGCCGCTCTGCCCCCCCATCACCACTTCTCCCTGTCACCTCTCTTCATTGCCACCTGCTGCTGTGTTGTACCCTTTTCTTCCTCACTCTGTGCCCTGCCTTCTCTGTGTTGTCCACCTCTTTCCCGCTTGGTACTGCCCAACACATCCCCTTGTTCCACGTTGTTCCCCCGCCTCCCGCCCGCTCTCAGGTCTCAGCGGCGGTGGCAGCCGAGGTGCAGGATGCGAGAAGGCGCCCCCCGGCCGGGCTCCCGCTCCAGGCCTCACTCCCCTGCGGCCCTCTGAGCCCACCATGGCCGTCCCACCGGGCCATGGTCCCTTCTCTGGCTTCCCGGGGCCCCAGGAGCACACGCAG GTATTGCCTGATGGGCGGCTACTGCCGCGGAGGCTGCCCCTGGCCTTCCGAGACGCGACCTCAGCCCCGCTGCGCAAGCTCTCCGTGGACCTCATCAAGACCTACAAGCACATCAAtgag GTATACTATGCGAAGAAGAAGCGGCGGGCCCAGCAGGTGCCACCTCAGGACTCGAGCaccaagaaggagaaaaaggtcCTGAACCACGGTTATGACGATGACAACCATGACTACATCGTGCGCAGTGGCGAGCGCTGGCTGGAGCGCTATGAGATTGACTCACTCATTGGCAAAGGCTCCTTTGGCCAG GTGGTGAAAGCCTATGATCATCAGACCCAGGAGCTGGTGGCCATCAAGATCATCAAGAACAAAAAGGCCTTCCTGAACCAGGCCCAGATTGAGCTGCGGCTGCTGGAGCTGATGAACCAGCATGACACAGAGATGAAGTACTATATAG TGCACCTGAAGCGGCACTTCATGTTCCGGAATCACCTGTGCCTGGTGTTCGAGCTGCTTTCCTACAACCTATACGACCTCCTGCGCAACACGCACTTCCGTGGCGTCTCGCTGAACCTGACGCGGAAGCTAGCGCAGCAGCTCTGCACGGCGCTGCTCTTCCTGGCCACGCCCGAGCTCAGCATCATTCACTGCGACCTCAAGCCCGAGAACATCCTGCTCTGCAACCCCAAGCGCAGCGCCATCAAAATCGTGGACTTCGGCAGCTCCTGCCAGCTTGGCCAGCGG atcTACCAGTACATCCAGAGCCGTTTCTACCGTTCGCCCGAGGTGCTCCTGGGCACACCCTACGACTTGGCCATTGACATGTGGTCCCTGGGCTGCATCCTGGTGGAGATGCACACTGGAGAGCCCCTCTTCAGTGGCTCCAACGAG GTGGACCAGATGAACCGGATTGTGGAGGTGCTGGGCATCCCACCAGCCCCCATGCTGGACCAGGCACCCAAGGCTCGAAAGTACTTTGAGCGGCTGCCTGGGGGTGGCTGGACCCTGCGAAGGACAAAGGAACTCAGGAAG GATTACCAGGGCCCCGGGACACGGCGGCTGCAGGAG GACCTGGTGCTGCGCATGCTGGAGTATGAGCCCGCCGCCCGCATCAGCCCACTGGGGGCTCTGCAGCATGGCTTCTTCCGCCGCACGGCTGATGAGGCCACCAACACGGGCCCGGCAGGCAGCAGTGCCTCCACCTCGCCCGCGCCCCTCGATACCTGCCCCTCTTCCAGCACCGCCAGCTCCATCTCCAGCTCTG GAGGCTCCAGTGGCTCCTCCAGTGACAACCGGACCTACCGCTATAGCAACCGATATTGTGGGGGCCCTGGGCCCCCCATCACTGACTGTGAGATGAACAGCCCCCAG GTCCCGccctctcagccactgcgccccTGGGCAGGGGGTGATGTGCCGCACAAGACACATCaggcccctgcctctgcctcatCACTGCCAGGGGCCGGGGCCCAGTTACCCCCTCAACCCCGATGCCTTGGCCGTCCCCCGTCACCAACCTCGCCACCACCCCTGGAGCTGATGGACGTGAGCCTGGTGGGCGGCCCTCCGGACTGCTCCCAGCCTCACCCAGCGCCTGCCCCCCAGCACCCGGCTGCCTCAGCCCTCCGGACTCGGATGACAGGAGGTcgtccacccctcccaccccctgatGACCCTGCCACTCTGGGGCCGCACTTGGGCCTCTGTGGTATACCCCAGAGCACGGCAGCCAGCTCAtga
- the DYRK1B gene encoding dual specificity tyrosine-phosphorylation-regulated kinase 1B isoform X3, which translates to MLAARPPHWGPHRAPAPRGRASPDPGLSGGGSRGAGCEKAPPGRAPAPGLTPLRPSEPTMAVPPGHGPFSGFPGPQEHTQVLPDGRLLPRRLPLAFRDATSAPLRKLSVDLIKTYKHINEVYYAKKKRRAQQVPPQDSSTKKEKKVLNHGYDDDNHDYIVRSGERWLERYEIDSLIGKGSFGQVVKAYDHQTQELVAIKIIKNKKAFLNQAQIELRLLELMNQHDTEMKYYIVHLKRHFMFRNHLCLVFELLSYNLYDLLRNTHFRGVSLNLTRKLAQQLCTALLFLATPELSIIHCDLKPENILLCNPKRSAIKIVDFGSSCQLGQRIYQYIQSRFYRSPEVLLGTPYDLAIDMWSLGCILVEMHTGEPLFSGSNEVDQMNRIVEVLGIPPAPMLDQAPKARKYFERLPGGGWTLRRTKELRKDYQGPGTRRLQEVLGVQTGGPGGRRAGEPGHSPADYLRFQDLVLRMLEYEPAARISPLGALQHGFFRRTADEATNTGPAGSSASTSPAPLDTCPSSSTASSISSSGGSSGSSSDNRTYRYSNRYCGGPGPPITDCEMNSPQVPPSQPLRPWAGGDVPHKTHQAPASASSLPGAGAQLPPQPRCLGRPPSPTSPPPLELMDVSLVGGPPDCSQPHPAPAPQHPAASALRTRMTGGRPPLPPPDDPATLGPHLGLCGIPQSTAASS; encoded by the exons ATGCTGGCCGCTCGCCCACCCCACTGGGGGCCCCACCGCGCCCCAGCCCCCCGTGGGCGCGCCAGCCCCGACCCGG GTCTCAGCGGCGGTGGCAGCCGAGGTGCAGGATGCGAGAAGGCGCCCCCCGGCCGGGCTCCCGCTCCAGGCCTCACTCCCCTGCGGCCCTCTGAGCCCACCATGGCCGTCCCACCGGGCCATGGTCCCTTCTCTGGCTTCCCGGGGCCCCAGGAGCACACGCAG GTATTGCCTGATGGGCGGCTACTGCCGCGGAGGCTGCCCCTGGCCTTCCGAGACGCGACCTCAGCCCCGCTGCGCAAGCTCTCCGTGGACCTCATCAAGACCTACAAGCACATCAAtgag GTATACTATGCGAAGAAGAAGCGGCGGGCCCAGCAGGTGCCACCTCAGGACTCGAGCaccaagaaggagaaaaaggtcCTGAACCACGGTTATGACGATGACAACCATGACTACATCGTGCGCAGTGGCGAGCGCTGGCTGGAGCGCTATGAGATTGACTCACTCATTGGCAAAGGCTCCTTTGGCCAG GTGGTGAAAGCCTATGATCATCAGACCCAGGAGCTGGTGGCCATCAAGATCATCAAGAACAAAAAGGCCTTCCTGAACCAGGCCCAGATTGAGCTGCGGCTGCTGGAGCTGATGAACCAGCATGACACAGAGATGAAGTACTATATAG TGCACCTGAAGCGGCACTTCATGTTCCGGAATCACCTGTGCCTGGTGTTCGAGCTGCTTTCCTACAACCTATACGACCTCCTGCGCAACACGCACTTCCGTGGCGTCTCGCTGAACCTGACGCGGAAGCTAGCGCAGCAGCTCTGCACGGCGCTGCTCTTCCTGGCCACGCCCGAGCTCAGCATCATTCACTGCGACCTCAAGCCCGAGAACATCCTGCTCTGCAACCCCAAGCGCAGCGCCATCAAAATCGTGGACTTCGGCAGCTCCTGCCAGCTTGGCCAGCGG atcTACCAGTACATCCAGAGCCGTTTCTACCGTTCGCCCGAGGTGCTCCTGGGCACACCCTACGACTTGGCCATTGACATGTGGTCCCTGGGCTGCATCCTGGTGGAGATGCACACTGGAGAGCCCCTCTTCAGTGGCTCCAACGAG GTGGACCAGATGAACCGGATTGTGGAGGTGCTGGGCATCCCACCAGCCCCCATGCTGGACCAGGCACCCAAGGCTCGAAAGTACTTTGAGCGGCTGCCTGGGGGTGGCTGGACCCTGCGAAGGACAAAGGAACTCAGGAAG GATTACCAGGGCCCCGGGACACGGCGGCTGCAGGAGGTGCTGGGCGTGCAGACGGGCGGGCCCGGGGGCCGGCGGGCGGGGGAGCCGGGCCACAGCCCCGCCGACTACCTCCGCTTCCAGGACCTGGTGCTGCGCATGCTGGAGTATGAGCCCGCCGCCCGCATCAGCCCACTGGGGGCTCTGCAGCATGGCTTCTTCCGCCGCACGGCTGATGAGGCCACCAACACGGGCCCGGCAGGCAGCAGTGCCTCCACCTCGCCCGCGCCCCTCGATACCTGCCCCTCTTCCAGCACCGCCAGCTCCATCTCCAGCTCTG GAGGCTCCAGTGGCTCCTCCAGTGACAACCGGACCTACCGCTATAGCAACCGATATTGTGGGGGCCCTGGGCCCCCCATCACTGACTGTGAGATGAACAGCCCCCAG GTCCCGccctctcagccactgcgccccTGGGCAGGGGGTGATGTGCCGCACAAGACACATCaggcccctgcctctgcctcatCACTGCCAGGGGCCGGGGCCCAGTTACCCCCTCAACCCCGATGCCTTGGCCGTCCCCCGTCACCAACCTCGCCACCACCCCTGGAGCTGATGGACGTGAGCCTGGTGGGCGGCCCTCCGGACTGCTCCCAGCCTCACCCAGCGCCTGCCCCCCAGCACCCGGCTGCCTCAGCCCTCCGGACTCGGATGACAGGAGGTcgtccacccctcccaccccctgatGACCCTGCCACTCTGGGGCCGCACTTGGGCCTCTGTGGTATACCCCAGAGCACGGCAGCCAGCTCAtga